The proteins below come from a single Roseiflexus sp. RS-1 genomic window:
- a CDS encoding SHOCT-like domain-containing protein, with protein MPVQQVSVGETPHVRFGRCAGSLRVEPGETGIVEVWTEADEGVVLERDDQGVVIQGMITGDCRLRAPSAATVSGEVVEDGVFVAGMISFSLNSAGDDVRIEGVSGTVTIGHVEGDLVVTRAATLRVGNVEGSAQITAVEGAVVVRRVEDDLTINDAGSVEVQYVDGDLHLSGVRDDALFERIDGDATIERVERLRVTDTIDGDVRINRSGVIVLNDVAGDVGVDEVQSLTVGAISGTLHADGVAEVVRFRDLDGDLRLRRSERAAVEGGSVSGDVRIEQTRAVMLGSVGDNADMRAISGNVSIGSVGGDATCIDIGGVLNAGSIGGDLTLRSVSSATHIGNIGGDLTLAMRFAPDSTMKLNVGGDARVELLPDASLTLRATVGGTVRGPGVAASGGMFSAVYGEGAALLELLVGGDLSLRGPAPRRMSAMGEGASQSASAGQPPDDDIGRWAERFAEEMGRWGEQFGRDMSRWAEEFSREMGGRGDEWARRSQRKAERLRQRIERDMREAAERARERAQREGHPREVHVRINDREWRFDEERLERMKREAAAAAQAGIIGAIEAVERALESLGIPRSRPPHPPHPPHPPGPPHPSQPPHPPHPPHPPGPPHPSQPPHPPHPPGPPHPPEAATGATIRINVTQAPDASAPADEPAQAKAPEQAASPSGATLEEQRAAILRMVADGRITPEEADLLLEALGTDQERPFRNDDRTGM; from the coding sequence ATGCCAGTTCAACAGGTATCTGTCGGTGAAACGCCCCACGTGCGCTTTGGTCGTTGTGCCGGTTCGTTGCGTGTCGAACCCGGCGAAACCGGCATCGTCGAGGTCTGGACCGAAGCGGACGAGGGGGTTGTGCTGGAACGTGACGACCAGGGTGTCGTCATTCAGGGGATGATCACCGGAGATTGTCGGTTGCGCGCGCCATCGGCTGCAACCGTTTCCGGCGAAGTCGTGGAGGATGGTGTCTTTGTCGCGGGAATGATCTCATTTTCCCTGAACTCCGCCGGGGATGATGTGCGGATCGAGGGAGTCAGCGGAACGGTCACCATTGGTCACGTCGAAGGGGATCTGGTCGTTACCCGCGCCGCAACACTGCGCGTCGGCAATGTGGAGGGGAGCGCGCAGATCACCGCTGTGGAAGGGGCGGTCGTCGTGCGCCGCGTCGAGGACGATCTTACCATCAACGACGCTGGCTCTGTCGAAGTTCAGTATGTCGATGGCGACCTGCACCTTTCCGGCGTGCGCGATGATGCACTCTTCGAGCGCATTGACGGCGATGCCACGATTGAACGTGTCGAACGGTTGCGCGTGACTGACACCATCGACGGTGATGTGAGGATCAACCGGTCGGGCGTGATCGTGCTGAACGATGTCGCCGGTGATGTCGGCGTTGATGAGGTGCAAAGTCTGACGGTCGGCGCAATCTCTGGAACGCTGCACGCCGATGGCGTGGCGGAAGTGGTGCGCTTCCGTGATCTGGACGGCGACCTGCGCCTGCGGCGCAGCGAGCGCGCTGCCGTCGAAGGGGGCAGCGTCAGTGGCGATGTGCGTATCGAACAGACGCGCGCGGTGATGCTCGGGTCTGTCGGTGATAATGCGGATATGCGCGCTATCAGCGGCAATGTCAGCATTGGCAGCGTTGGGGGCGACGCAACATGCATCGACATCGGCGGTGTGCTCAATGCGGGCAGCATCGGCGGCGACCTGACGCTCCGCAGCGTGAGCAGCGCCACCCATATCGGGAATATCGGCGGCGACCTGACGCTGGCGATGCGCTTTGCACCCGACAGTACGATGAAATTGAATGTCGGCGGCGATGCGCGGGTGGAACTTCTCCCTGACGCCAGCCTGACCCTGCGAGCGACCGTCGGTGGAACGGTGCGCGGTCCCGGCGTGGCAGCCAGCGGTGGCATGTTCAGCGCAGTGTACGGTGAAGGCGCTGCACTCCTCGAACTGCTCGTCGGCGGCGACCTGTCGTTGCGTGGCCCGGCGCCGCGGCGGATGAGCGCGATGGGTGAAGGCGCATCCCAATCCGCCAGCGCTGGACAACCGCCCGACGACGATATTGGGCGCTGGGCGGAGCGGTTTGCCGAAGAAATGGGACGCTGGGGCGAGCAGTTCGGGCGAGATATGAGCCGCTGGGCTGAAGAATTCAGCCGGGAAATGGGGGGACGTGGCGACGAGTGGGCGCGCCGCTCTCAACGCAAGGCTGAGCGTCTGCGTCAGCGGATCGAGCGCGACATGCGCGAGGCGGCGGAACGCGCCCGCGAGCGTGCACAGCGCGAGGGGCATCCGCGCGAAGTGCATGTGCGCATCAATGATCGCGAGTGGCGGTTTGATGAAGAGCGTCTGGAACGCATGAAGCGTGAAGCGGCAGCCGCTGCCCAGGCGGGAATCATTGGCGCAATCGAAGCGGTCGAACGCGCTCTCGAAAGTCTGGGCATCCCGCGATCCCGTCCGCCGCACCCGCCCCATCCACCCCATCCACCCGGACCACCACACCCGTCCCAGCCGCCGCACCCGCCCCATCCACCCCATCCGCCCGGACCGCCACACCCGTCCCAGCCGCCGCATCCACCCCATCCGCCCGGACCGCCGCACCCGCCCGAAGCGGCGACCGGCGCAACGATCCGGATCAACGTCACGCAGGCGCCCGATGCCTCTGCACCCGCCGATGAACCGGCGCAGGCGAAGGCGCCTGAGCAGGCTGCGTCACCTTCCGGTGCAACACTCGAAGAGCAACGCGCCGCCATCCTGCGCATGGTCGCCGATGGGCGGATCACGCCTGAGGAAGCCGATCTGCTGCTCGAAGCGCTGGGGACGGATCAGGAGCGCCCGTTCCGCAATGATGATCGCACTGGCATGTAA
- the glmS gene encoding glutamine--fructose-6-phosphate transaminase (isomerizing), with amino-acid sequence MCGIVGYIGPREAGEVLLHGLGRLEYRGYDSAGIAVDDGRQLQLRRSVGKLANLAAQLREQPVAGRCGIGHTRWATHGGVTEENAHPHRDASGEIVVIQNGIVENYLELKERLIAHGHQFASQTDTEVIARLLGEYYDETGSLEQAMRRTLGELRGGNAVVAMTRREPGRIIAARLGHAGGIVIGVGDDEMFVASDVPAILDYTRRVIFLDDREIAVIDAGGATISRLDGTPVARPPVTIPWDPVSAAKGDYKHFMQKEIFEQPRALTDVLRGRIDLDHGAVLLDELAFDEQELRQLERIYAVGCGTAWHAALVAKFAIETLARLRVEVDYGSEFRYRDPLIGERAAVLAITQSGETVDTLAAMEEARRQRAKSIAIVNAVGSQAARLADGGAIYLHAGPEIGVASTKAFTTMLVASYLLALRLGAARSVIATDEVRRYIQALIELPGKVERILERQEIYEELAERYHNARDALYLGRQVNYPVALEGALKLKEISYIHAEGYPAGEMKHGPIALIDRDLPVVCIAMRDSVYEKMISNVEQVRARGGHVIAIAAEGDALIASKADYVIEVPQTLPLLTPVLTSVPMQLLAYHVAVRRGCDVDQPRNLAKSVTVE; translated from the coding sequence ATGTGTGGGATTGTTGGCTATATTGGACCGCGTGAAGCCGGTGAGGTTCTGCTCCACGGTCTGGGGCGGCTCGAATATCGCGGGTATGACTCGGCGGGCATTGCCGTTGATGACGGGCGACAGTTGCAATTACGGCGCAGTGTTGGCAAACTGGCAAACCTGGCGGCACAGTTGCGCGAACAACCGGTCGCCGGGCGTTGCGGCATCGGGCATACCCGCTGGGCGACGCACGGCGGCGTTACCGAGGAAAATGCGCACCCGCACCGCGACGCCTCAGGCGAGATTGTCGTGATCCAGAACGGCATCGTCGAAAACTATCTTGAACTGAAGGAGCGCCTGATCGCGCACGGTCATCAGTTTGCATCGCAGACGGATACCGAAGTCATCGCCCGTCTCCTGGGCGAATACTACGACGAAACCGGGTCGCTCGAACAGGCGATGCGACGCACGCTCGGCGAGTTGCGCGGCGGGAATGCGGTGGTGGCGATGACGCGTCGTGAGCCGGGGCGCATCATCGCCGCGCGCCTGGGGCATGCGGGCGGGATCGTTATTGGCGTGGGCGATGATGAAATGTTCGTTGCGTCCGACGTACCGGCGATCCTCGATTATACCCGGCGCGTCATCTTTCTCGACGACCGTGAGATCGCGGTGATCGACGCCGGTGGCGCAACGATCTCACGGCTCGATGGAACGCCGGTTGCCCGCCCTCCTGTGACCATCCCGTGGGATCCGGTCTCCGCCGCCAAAGGCGACTACAAGCATTTCATGCAGAAGGAGATCTTCGAGCAACCGCGTGCGCTGACCGATGTGTTGCGCGGGCGGATCGATCTCGACCACGGCGCCGTTCTGCTCGATGAACTTGCCTTCGATGAGCAGGAACTGCGGCAACTGGAACGGATCTACGCGGTAGGGTGCGGGACGGCGTGGCACGCGGCGCTGGTGGCGAAGTTCGCCATCGAAACGCTGGCGCGATTGCGCGTTGAGGTGGATTACGGCTCCGAGTTCCGCTACCGCGACCCGCTGATCGGTGAGCGCGCCGCCGTTCTGGCGATCACCCAGAGCGGAGAGACCGTCGATACGCTGGCGGCGATGGAAGAGGCGCGGCGGCAGCGGGCAAAGAGCATCGCCATCGTCAACGCGGTCGGCAGTCAGGCGGCGCGGCTGGCGGATGGCGGAGCGATCTACCTGCACGCCGGTCCTGAAATCGGCGTCGCTTCGACCAAGGCATTCACTACGATGCTGGTGGCGTCCTACCTGCTGGCGCTGCGGCTGGGTGCAGCACGGAGCGTGATCGCTACCGACGAGGTGCGTCGTTACATTCAGGCGCTGATCGAACTTCCCGGCAAGGTCGAGCGTATTCTGGAGCGCCAGGAGATCTACGAGGAACTTGCCGAACGCTACCACAACGCGCGTGATGCACTCTATCTCGGCAGGCAGGTGAACTATCCCGTGGCGCTGGAAGGGGCGCTGAAGCTGAAGGAGATCAGTTACATCCACGCCGAGGGGTATCCGGCTGGCGAAATGAAACACGGTCCAATCGCCCTGATCGACCGCGATCTGCCGGTGGTGTGCATCGCTATGCGCGACAGCGTCTACGAGAAAATGATCTCGAACGTTGAACAGGTTCGGGCGCGCGGCGGGCATGTGATCGCCATTGCCGCCGAAGGTGATGCTTTGATCGCATCGAAAGCGGATTATGTGATCGAAGTGCCGCAGACATTGCCACTGTTGACCCCGGTGCTCACCAGTGTGCCGATGCAACTGCTGGCGTACCATGTCGCCGTGCGTCGTGGTTGCGATGTGGATCAGCCGCGCAATCTGGCGAAGAGTGTGACGGTGGAATGA
- a CDS encoding TIGR00266 family protein, whose amino-acid sequence MTSYESNRLDLPDPVVTARGRGVTGMEYQIIGTTMQAVILELDPGETVYSESGAMSWMSGNIQMATNTRGGGLGGMFKRAISGESLFLNEFTSVGGKGIVAFASDFPGKIVPVALAEGQMMIVQKQAFLCAEKTVGLDIHFRKRLGAGFFGGEGFIMQKLTGPGIAFVCLDGEIVEYTLDAGQVLKVDTGHVAMYEPTVEFDIEMVKGFKNILLGGEGLFLTTLRGPGRVWLQTMPTANLAKAIAPYIVTSSS is encoded by the coding sequence ATGACTTCGTATGAGAGCAACCGTCTAGACCTTCCCGATCCGGTCGTAACAGCGCGGGGACGTGGCGTGACCGGGATGGAGTATCAGATCATCGGCACGACCATGCAGGCAGTCATCCTCGAACTTGACCCCGGCGAGACGGTCTACTCCGAGTCAGGCGCGATGTCCTGGATGTCGGGCAACATCCAGATGGCGACCAACACCCGCGGCGGCGGGCTTGGCGGGATGTTCAAGCGCGCCATCTCCGGCGAGAGCCTGTTCCTCAACGAGTTCACCTCGGTCGGCGGCAAGGGCATCGTCGCCTTCGCATCCGATTTCCCCGGCAAGATCGTGCCGGTCGCGCTTGCCGAAGGGCAGATGATGATCGTCCAGAAGCAGGCGTTCCTCTGCGCCGAGAAGACCGTCGGGCTGGACATTCACTTCCGCAAGCGCCTGGGCGCGGGGTTCTTCGGCGGCGAAGGGTTCATCATGCAGAAGTTGACCGGCCCAGGGATAGCATTCGTCTGTCTGGACGGCGAGATCGTCGAGTATACGCTGGACGCGGGGCAGGTGCTGAAGGTGGACACCGGGCACGTGGCGATGTATGAGCCGACGGTGGAGTTCGACATCGAGATGGTGAAGGGGTTCAAGAACATTCTGCTGGGCGGCGAAGGGTTGTTCCTGACGACGCTGCGCGGACCGGGGCGCGTCTGGTTGCAGACGATGCCGACCGCCAATCTCGCCAAGGCGATTGCGCCGTACATCGTGACGAGTTCATCATAA
- a CDS encoding efflux RND transporter periplasmic adaptor subunit: protein MATTTARRWPGRRALVTAVGLVLIVAACAAGVFFLRGGQQTPVRSYGLVNPRFDRLIATVNATGQIAPVQTVNLSFAVTGRVAEVLVRPGDPVEKGQPLARLDTRELELRLAQAEAQLAQAQANLDRLLAGPLSAEIAAAEAQLAQAAGQLRQVEGSVTVADMRAAEEQLRQAEARLNQLLNGPRESDVQTAEARIREAELNLERQRTQLSTAKTNAQIQLEQAVNQLTQAQSRYSTAKQNWEYVRETGADPIVRTVADPNRPGQTRPNILNDSQRQQYYDAFVQAEATLRSAENAVAQAQVNYDNARLAEANGVELAEGQLAVARANRDLLFATPEPDVLAAARAQVASARAALDRMRGDQRGGQLEAARAAFEAAKANLERLRADPRPADLAAARAQVDAARAARDLARLTLDEAVLKAPFNGVVAEVNLKVGEAPSPGRPAIVLANLERFYVDVTVDEIDIIRVSVGQPVTLTLDALPEVTLAATVETIGPLALPQAAVTSYQVRIGIPNTDPRVRAGMSVGADIVVAERDNVLLVPRRAVRSDRGRLLVDVVRDPGLCALPPEQRPARPDLEAREVTVGLSNDQVIEIVSGLDPQACVYVEGVDQRFTFFTGPPRTR from the coding sequence ATGGCTACAACCACTGCGCGTCGATGGCCCGGTCGGCGCGCTCTCGTCACTGCTGTTGGACTGGTGCTCATCGTGGCAGCGTGCGCCGCAGGCGTGTTTTTCCTTCGTGGCGGGCAACAAACGCCCGTGCGCTCCTACGGATTGGTCAACCCGCGGTTTGACAGACTGATCGCAACGGTGAATGCCACCGGGCAGATCGCCCCCGTTCAGACAGTCAATCTCAGTTTTGCGGTCACCGGGCGGGTCGCTGAGGTGCTGGTGCGTCCCGGCGATCCTGTAGAAAAGGGGCAACCGCTCGCCCGGCTCGATACCCGCGAACTGGAATTGCGCCTGGCGCAGGCGGAAGCGCAACTCGCCCAGGCGCAGGCAAATCTCGACCGGTTGCTCGCCGGTCCGTTGTCTGCGGAGATCGCCGCTGCCGAAGCGCAACTCGCCCAGGCTGCCGGGCAACTGCGGCAGGTCGAAGGAAGCGTGACGGTTGCGGATATGCGCGCTGCCGAGGAACAACTGCGACAGGCGGAGGCGCGTCTCAACCAGTTGCTCAACGGTCCGCGCGAGTCGGACGTGCAGACCGCCGAAGCCCGCATCCGCGAAGCGGAATTGAACCTCGAACGTCAGCGCACGCAGCTGTCCACCGCGAAAACCAATGCCCAGATTCAACTCGAACAGGCGGTCAATCAGTTGACTCAGGCGCAATCGCGCTATTCGACGGCAAAGCAAAACTGGGAGTATGTGCGTGAAACCGGCGCCGACCCGATTGTGCGCACTGTCGCCGATCCGAACCGACCGGGGCAAACGCGCCCGAATATTCTGAACGACTCACAGCGCCAGCAATACTACGATGCCTTTGTCCAGGCGGAGGCAACGTTACGCAGTGCTGAAAATGCCGTTGCTCAGGCGCAGGTGAACTACGACAATGCGCGTCTGGCAGAGGCGAACGGCGTCGAACTCGCCGAGGGGCAACTCGCGGTTGCGCGCGCCAATCGTGATCTCCTCTTTGCCACTCCTGAGCCGGATGTGCTGGCTGCGGCGCGTGCGCAGGTCGCCAGCGCGCGGGCTGCACTCGACCGGATGCGCGGCGATCAGCGCGGCGGTCAGCTTGAAGCCGCGCGCGCCGCCTTCGAAGCCGCAAAGGCGAATCTGGAACGGTTGCGCGCCGATCCACGCCCGGCAGACCTGGCGGCAGCCCGCGCTCAGGTGGACGCTGCGCGAGCGGCGCGCGATCTGGCGCGACTGACGCTCGACGAAGCAGTGCTCAAAGCGCCGTTCAACGGCGTCGTTGCCGAGGTGAACCTGAAAGTCGGCGAAGCGCCGTCGCCGGGACGCCCTGCCATCGTCCTGGCAAACCTGGAACGCTTCTACGTGGACGTAACGGTGGACGAGATCGATATCATCCGGGTGAGCGTCGGTCAACCGGTGACGCTGACACTCGATGCGCTGCCGGAAGTGACCCTTGCGGCGACGGTCGAGACGATTGGACCGCTGGCGCTGCCGCAGGCTGCGGTAACATCGTACCAGGTGCGGATCGGGATTCCCAACACCGATCCGCGCGTGCGCGCCGGGATGTCGGTGGGGGCGGATATCGTCGTTGCGGAGCGCGACAATGTGCTGCTTGTGCCGCGCCGCGCCGTGCGCAGCGACCGCGGTCGTCTGCTGGTTGATGTGGTGCGTGATCCTGGATTGTGTGCGCTGCCGCCGGAGCAACGTCCGGCGCGTCCGGATCTTGAAGCGCGTGAGGTGACGGTCGGCTTGAGCAACGACCAGGTTATCGAAATCGTCAGCGGTCTCGATCCGCAAGCCTGTGTCTATGTCGAAGGGGTGGATCAGCGCTTCACATTCTTTACCGGACCGCCGCGCACGCGCTGA
- a CDS encoding DNA methyltransferase gives MSDTRIKKKRVVRNGVATSNVIQSAHVGGNEDVFPLILQLHVPRGSIVADVTWGKGVFWKNVPKDDYDVRATDIKMGVDCRNLPYRDGEIDCVVLDPPYMESLLRKNVDHFGGSGTYAAFRDSYSNGKVVGDSEAKWHDAVLDLYYKAADEAYRVLRKRGILIVKCQDEVSAGKQRLTHVEIINEYERKGFVVKDLFVVVRKNSASVSRIVRQLHARKNHSYFLVFIKR, from the coding sequence ATGTCGGACACCAGGATAAAAAAGAAGCGGGTGGTTCGAAATGGGGTTGCCACCTCTAACGTTATCCAATCAGCGCATGTCGGTGGAAATGAGGATGTGTTTCCGCTCATTCTTCAACTACACGTTCCCAGGGGATCGATCGTTGCTGATGTTACATGGGGAAAGGGTGTTTTCTGGAAGAATGTCCCAAAAGATGATTACGACGTTCGAGCGACCGACATTAAGATGGGTGTCGATTGTCGAAATCTGCCGTACCGGGACGGTGAGATTGATTGTGTTGTCCTGGATCCGCCGTATATGGAGAGTTTGCTGCGAAAAAATGTCGATCACTTCGGTGGTTCAGGAACATACGCTGCTTTCAGAGATTCTTATTCCAATGGTAAGGTTGTCGGGGATAGTGAAGCAAAATGGCATGACGCCGTTCTGGATTTATACTACAAAGCTGCGGACGAGGCTTATCGCGTCTTGCGAAAAAGAGGCATTCTTATTGTTAAGTGTCAGGATGAGGTGAGTGCCGGAAAACAGCGACTGACCCATGTTGAAATCATTAACGAGTACGAACGCAAAGGATTTGTGGTTAAAGACTTGTTCGTTGTTGTGCGCAAAAACAGCGCATCTGTGAGTCGTATCGTAAGGCAGCTCCATGCGCGAAAAAATCATTCGTATTTTCTCGTTTTCATAAAGCGATGA
- a CDS encoding ferrochelatase has product MNHEDILQTGVLVLEYGEPATLDDIVPYLTAHYHGHPPSPEDIAYMRERCQRVWSGTSGDSAARRLAAALDDELRQRYGSRFQVVLGARHWHPTVADALAHLVQTGIQYVLVLPLSPVASQMSLRSYQETLEHAQTEVAQPVRLHLIPDWPDLPGYRSALTINATLALERLPDCDRSRTALLAIAHSVAESARKPETEYQWRLRQTMQRLVSTLGCGAGYLAYYGAGGPGQWLGPDVLSALDEIARAGLRHVLAVPINTVYDNVEVCYELDVRMAERAAALGLGYVRAAIPNAVPALIADLATLVAQTAAVFQN; this is encoded by the coding sequence ATGAACCATGAAGACATCCTGCAGACCGGCGTCCTGGTTCTGGAGTATGGCGAACCGGCGACGCTCGACGATATTGTCCCTTACCTGACGGCGCACTACCACGGGCATCCGCCGTCCCCGGAAGATATTGCATATATGCGCGAACGGTGCCAGCGCGTGTGGAGCGGAACAAGCGGCGACTCCGCTGCCCGGCGACTTGCCGCCGCACTCGATGACGAACTGCGCCAGCGGTACGGATCGCGCTTTCAGGTCGTTCTGGGCGCCCGTCACTGGCATCCGACGGTGGCTGATGCGCTGGCGCACCTCGTCCAAACCGGCATCCAGTACGTGCTTGTATTGCCCCTCAGCCCCGTCGCCTCACAGATGAGTCTGCGCAGTTACCAGGAAACGCTCGAACACGCGCAAACCGAAGTCGCCCAACCGGTGCGCCTGCACCTGATCCCCGACTGGCCCGATCTCCCCGGCTATCGTTCGGCGCTGACGATCAATGCGACCCTTGCGCTGGAACGTCTGCCGGATTGTGATCGCAGTCGAACTGCCCTGCTTGCGATTGCTCACAGTGTCGCCGAAAGCGCGCGCAAACCGGAAACGGAATACCAGTGGCGGCTGCGGCAGACGATGCAACGCCTGGTATCCACGCTCGGCTGCGGCGCCGGATATCTGGCGTACTACGGCGCCGGGGGTCCCGGTCAGTGGCTTGGTCCCGATGTGCTGTCGGCGCTGGATGAGATTGCCCGTGCAGGGCTTCGGCATGTGCTGGCGGTTCCCATCAATACTGTCTACGACAACGTCGAAGTGTGTTACGAACTCGATGTGCGTATGGCGGAGCGCGCCGCCGCGCTTGGGTTGGGGTACGTTCGCGCTGCCATCCCGAATGCTGTGCCAGCGCTCATCGCCGACCTCGCCACGCTCGTCGCGCAGACGGCTGCCGTTTTCCAGAACTGA